In the Daphnia pulicaria isolate SC F1-1A chromosome 2, SC_F0-13Bv2, whole genome shotgun sequence genome, one interval contains:
- the LOC124327574 gene encoding kinesin-like protein KIF28P isoform X1, which translates to MDGVTTSLTHPTDLADRKNFSFDHSYWSFDGFSEDRTSGRNVADPSHPRGHQYCDQERLFGDLGRVMLADTFEGYNTTLFSYGQTGSGKSYSVIGYGSNEGIIPQFCHEIFRAIDENSYTSPVDPIQFEVHLSMLEIYNENVYDLLTPSKTDRGLKVREHPKKGFYADGLSNFVVTSYADIERLIKHGTLNRTVVATNMNATSSRSHTIVSIGLDQKRTTQIGEVTITSVVNIVDLAGSERVSKAGTGNTSGERFREGVAINQSLQCLGHCIHALAESSSASSSNFPMNSHSKNQRIPFRDSVLTKLLMNALGGNSKTIMVASISPADIHYEETLSTLRYADRAKQIRTRATVNEKPIEKIVRELKGENQRIKAALTRGNIDPQWVKTVVNGRQSNPKTLKDTKKKWEDELRAQVTENEREIQRIRSPKPKELPKADEVVTDMLFESKRNHEGGGPYLQNVNMDPLLDGRWIHYLKRGTTLIGKAQPSISGIEMIGPGMQQNHAEISFHENNDVTLRSLTENGRVLVNGVPIKPRVETVLQPNDRLVFGATQMWLFRNPALVDQAGVSDSPMINYDFILHEMATKSGLDILSSSSDGKDSLQEELVAVLPSVEEANEISAELNKPVKFEIVLVAPQIYNNPAEKMVPSQVYVKMKNLDHGTEYIWSKEKFFTRFDFMRELYRHHQMEINGEEEDGREIRITDDRDPFSESSDAVVIIGMTRIVLRSLAYLVEMQDHVPITDLRGIKIGVMKIALVPCADSLGHQLQEDDLVDSSDQLIGKNLFFKFHIIGCRNLPPKFRDLHCKYRFYGDKDDSKTKMYPYSSNLQFNHSRILSYEPVTREFVDYLNHGSVVVEVLGRHIIEQNHSFNNSYPTPHLVDSREFLHEEDQGVLSRTGEIMAQKPSINNFELSAFKSVDGRKQELLAELQLVKRTHVRLQQRLDFIRQMTDRCLLTGQESIPTALLDAMLNANGSEQARRIVQQLETGEDGDEWVDWSVTNQQKEHRSSVCVIS; encoded by the exons ATGGATGGCGTGACAACGTCTCTGACTCATCCGACAGACCTGGCCGACCGTAAGAATTTCTCATTCGATCATTCCTATTGGTCGTTCGACGGATTCAGTGAAGACCGGACTAGCGGCAGGAACGTTGCCGATCCTAGTCATCCTAGAGGCCATCAGTACTGCGACCAG GAGCGTTTGTTTGGCGATTTGGGACGGGTAATGCTGGCCGACACTTTTGAAGGTTACAACACCACTTTGTTTTCGTATGGGCAGACGGGATCTGGGAAATCCTACTCGGTTATTGGGTACGGCTCCAATGAAG GTATTATTCCACAGTTCTGCCACGAGATTTTCCGTGCCATCGATGAAAACTCGTATACTTCGCCTGTTGATCCTATTCAATTTGAAGTCCATCTCTCTATGCTG GAAATTTACAATGAAAATGTGTACGACTTACTCACACCATCGAAAACCGATAGGGGACTGAAAGTGCGTGAACATCCCAAAAAAGGATTTTATG CTGATGGGCTCTCGAATTTCGTGGTGACCAGTTATGCAGACATAGAACGGCTAATAAAACACGGCACGCTCAACCG TACTGTGGTAGCGACAAACATGAATGCTACCAGCAGCCGATCGCACACCATCGTTTCCATTGGCCTCGACCAGAAAAGAACGACTCAAATTGGCGAGGTTACTATTACATCCGTCGTCAACATTGTTGATTTAGCCGGAAG CGAGAGGGTTAGCAAAGCTGGGACTGGAAACACGAGCGGGGAACGTTTCAGAGAGGGTGTGGCCATTAACCAGTCACTTCAATGTCTTGGCCATTGCATTCACGCTCTAGCGGAATCGTCGTCGGCGTCATCATCTAATTTTCCAATGAATAGCCACAGCAAGAACCAACGAATCCCTTTTCGCGATTCTGTGCTCACAAAGTTGCTGATGAACGCTTTGGGAGGTAACAGCAAAACTATCAtg gtGGCATCGATTAGTCCCGCTGATATTCATTATGAGGAGACGTTGTCAACGTTACGCTACG CTGATCGAGCCAAGCAAATTCGAACGCGGGCTACTGTCAATGAGAAACCAATCGAAAAAATAGTTCGTGAGCTGAAAGGAGAAAACCAGCGCATAAAAGCTGCATTGACACGCGGTAATATTGATCCTCAGTGGGTAAAAACTGTGGTAAATGGTCGACAGAGCAATCCCAAAA CTCTGAAAGATACGAAAAAGAAGTGGGAAGACGAACTTCGAGCTCAAGTAACGGAGAATGAACGTGAAATACAACGTATTCGATCACCGAAACCAAAGGAATTACCAAAAGCAGATGAAGTCGTGACTGATATG ttGTTCGAAAGTAAACGAAATCACGAAGGTGGCGGACCATATTTACAAAATGTCAACATGGATCCTTTATTGGACGGACGATGGATACATTATCTCAAACGAGGCACTACTTTAATCGGAAAAGCGCAGCCCAGCATATCGGGTATCGAAATGATCGGCCCGgg GATGCAGCAGAATCACGCAGAAATATCATTCCACGAGAACAATGACGTGACTCTTCGCTCGTTGACGGAAAATGGACGAGTTTTGGTTAACGGTGTACCAATCAAACCGCGGGTCGAAACGGTTCTGCAGCCCAACGATCGGCTGGTTTTCGGTGCCACGCAAATGTGGCTATTCCGGAATCCAGCACTGGTGGACCAAGCGGGTGTCTCTGACAGTCCAATGATAAattatgatttcattttacaTGAAATGGCAACCAAATCAGGGCTGGATATCCTTTCCAGTTCCTCGGACGGTAAAG ACTCACTACAGGAAGAGCTCGTGGCCGTATTGCCGTCGGTTGAAGAGGCTAATGAGATCAGCGCTGAACTGAACAAGCCAGTCAAGTTTGAGATTGTTCTTGTCGCACCACAAATCTACAATAATCCAGCCGAAAAAATGGTTCCTAGTCAA GTGTACGTCAAGATGAAGAACTTGGACCACGGAACTGAATACATTTGGTCCAAAGAGAAATTTTTCACGCGTTTTGATTTCATGCGAGAACTCTACAGGCATCACCAAATGGaaatcaatggagaagaagaagacggcagagaaatCAGGATAACAGac GATCGTGATCCATTTTCTGAATCATCTGATGCTGTCGTAATAATAGGGATGACAAGAATAGTTCTGCGATCGCTTGCCTATTtg GTGGAGATGCAGGATCACGTTCCCATCACTGATTTACGCGGCATTAAGATCGGAGTAATGAAAATTGCGCTGGTTCCTTGCGCCGATAGTTTGGGTCATCAACTTCAAGAGGACGATTTGGTCGATTCATCAGACCAATTGATcggaaaaaatcttttctttaaattccACATTATTGGTTGTCGCAACCTACCTCCTAAATTTAGA gatCTTCACTGCAAGTACAGATTTTACGGCGACAAAGATGACAGTAAGACAAAGATGTATCCTTACTCGTCTAATTTACAATTCAACCACAGTCGGATCTTGAGCTACGAACCAGTAACGAGAGAG TTCGTAGATTACCTGAATCACGGGTCGGTAGTAGTAGAAGTCCTTGGGAGACACATCATTGAGCAGAATCATTCTTTTAATAATTCCTATCCTACACCTCACCTCGTGGATAGTAGAGAATTCCTCCACGAAGAAGATCAAGGAGTCTTGTCAAG GACGGGCGAAATAATGGCACAGAAGCCCTCCATAAACAATTTCGAATTAAGTGCATTCAAATCAGTGGACGGAAGAAAACAGGAATTGCTAGCCGAACTGCAACTAGTGAAACGCACACACGTGAGACTTCAACAGCGATTGGATTTCATCCGCCAGATGACCGACCGTTGTCTTCTCACCGGGCAGGAAAGCATTCCAACGGCGTTGCTGGATGCGATGCTTAACGCCAACGGATCGGAACAGGCTCGACGCATCGTTCAACAACTAGAAACCGGAGAAG ATGGTGACGAATGGGTGGACTGGAGCGTAACGAATCAACAAAAAGAACACAGAAGCAGCGTTTGCGTCATatcataa
- the LOC124327597 gene encoding uncharacterized protein LOC124327597: protein MPHNCSYFMQSNIDGPVSVSDHLAALGAFGTAFSVFGIVSTLMVSAIFVLSIFHVVKKSTPQWRRLLTWIVSMPMIVSILSLITFIVPGAAILCETVKQSYLPFVLMHFIDLSLLMEGGHRDTIQDLTNKDIPINFCRPPWCCIGLCYKNITYNKKNLRIMKGLVYQTPLFQLVINLIMAILESAGVLERVIRNVAFAVLGVTNIIFFTIGMYGYNVLTTGFAQLSEWKNYPLKARVLFLCVVLLKVQTLILLLLGVGGSIPCIEPYISPVVMRKSIEAALCLVEALIFAVIFFPVFRVVDNGVDRLNVPTAPTTPISAVSSENLQV, encoded by the exons ATGCCACACAATTGCTCGTATTTTATGCAGAGCAATATCGATGGGCCAGTCTCGGTGTCAGATCATCTCGCAG CGTTGGGAGCATTCGGTACCGCTTTTAGTGTTTTTGGAATCGTCTCAACGCTAATGGTATCGGCCATTTTCGTGTTAAGCATCTTTCATGTGGTTAAAAAAAGTACACCGCAGTGGAG GCGACTCCTTACCTGGATTGTTTCGATGCCCATGATTGTCTCCATCTTGTCTTTGATAACATTCATTGTACCTGGAGCAGCTATATTGTGTGAAACAGTCAAACAATC ataTTTGCCATTTGTGTTGATGCATTTCATCGACCTGTCACTGCTAATGGAAGGAGGACACAGGGATACCATTCAGGATTTAACCAATAAAGAtattccaataaatttttgtagACCACCATGGTGCTGCATAGGCCTGTGCTATAAGAACATTACCTATAACAA aaaaaatctgcGCATTATGAAGGGCTTGGTGTACCAGACACCACTATTTCAATTGGTTATTAATTTGATTATGGCTATTCTAGAGTCAGCTGGTGTTCTCGAGAGAGTA ATTCGAAATGTAGCTTTTGCCGTCCTCGGAGTAaccaatattattttttttactatcgGAATGTATGGCTACAATGTTCTGACTACtg gcTTTGCTCAGCTGTCGGAATGGAAAAACTATCCG TTGAAAGCCAGAGTGTTGTTCCTTTGTGTGGTCCTCTTGAAGGTGCAAACACTTATTTTGCTGCTCCTGGGAGTCGGTGGATCTATTCCCTGTATTGAACCTTATATTTCTCCGGTCGTCATGAGAAAAT ctatTGAGGCAGCACTTTGTTTGGTCGAGGCTCTAATATTTGctgtcattttctttcctgTATTCCGTGTCGTGGATAACGGCGTCGACAGACTAAATGTACCAACAGCACCGACTACACCAATTTCTGCAGTTTCTTCGGAAAATCtacaagtttaa
- the LOC124327574 gene encoding kinesin-like protein KIF28P isoform X2 yields the protein MDGVTTSLTHPTDLADRKNFSFDHSYWSFDGFSEDRTSGRNVADPSHPRGHQYCDQERLFGDLGRVMLADTFEGYNTTLFSYGQTGSGKSYSVIGYGSNEGIIPQFCHEIFRAIDENSYTSPVDPIQFEVHLSMLEIYNENVYDLLTPSKTDRGLKVREHPKKGFYADGLSNFVVTSYADIERLIKHGTLNRTVVATNMNATSSRSHTIVSIGLDQKRTTQIGEVTITSVVNIVDLAGSERVSKAGTGNTSGERFREGVAINQSLQCLGHCIHALAESSSASSSNFPMNSHSKNQRIPFRDSVLTKLLMNALGGNSKTIMVASISPADIHYEETLSTLRYADRAKQIRTRATVNEKPIEKIVRELKGENQRIKAALTRGNIDPQWVKTVVNGRQSNPKNTKKKWEDELRAQVTENEREIQRIRSPKPKELPKADEVVTDMLFESKRNHEGGGPYLQNVNMDPLLDGRWIHYLKRGTTLIGKAQPSISGIEMIGPGMQQNHAEISFHENNDVTLRSLTENGRVLVNGVPIKPRVETVLQPNDRLVFGATQMWLFRNPALVDQAGVSDSPMINYDFILHEMATKSGLDILSSSSDGKDSLQEELVAVLPSVEEANEISAELNKPVKFEIVLVAPQIYNNPAEKMVPSQVYVKMKNLDHGTEYIWSKEKFFTRFDFMRELYRHHQMEINGEEEDGREIRITDDRDPFSESSDAVVIIGMTRIVLRSLAYLVEMQDHVPITDLRGIKIGVMKIALVPCADSLGHQLQEDDLVDSSDQLIGKNLFFKFHIIGCRNLPPKFRDLHCKYRFYGDKDDSKTKMYPYSSNLQFNHSRILSYEPVTREFVDYLNHGSVVVEVLGRHIIEQNHSFNNSYPTPHLVDSREFLHEEDQGVLSRTGEIMAQKPSINNFELSAFKSVDGRKQELLAELQLVKRTHVRLQQRLDFIRQMTDRCLLTGQESIPTALLDAMLNANGSEQARRIVQQLETGEDGDEWVDWSVTNQQKEHRSSVCVIS from the exons ATGGATGGCGTGACAACGTCTCTGACTCATCCGACAGACCTGGCCGACCGTAAGAATTTCTCATTCGATCATTCCTATTGGTCGTTCGACGGATTCAGTGAAGACCGGACTAGCGGCAGGAACGTTGCCGATCCTAGTCATCCTAGAGGCCATCAGTACTGCGACCAG GAGCGTTTGTTTGGCGATTTGGGACGGGTAATGCTGGCCGACACTTTTGAAGGTTACAACACCACTTTGTTTTCGTATGGGCAGACGGGATCTGGGAAATCCTACTCGGTTATTGGGTACGGCTCCAATGAAG GTATTATTCCACAGTTCTGCCACGAGATTTTCCGTGCCATCGATGAAAACTCGTATACTTCGCCTGTTGATCCTATTCAATTTGAAGTCCATCTCTCTATGCTG GAAATTTACAATGAAAATGTGTACGACTTACTCACACCATCGAAAACCGATAGGGGACTGAAAGTGCGTGAACATCCCAAAAAAGGATTTTATG CTGATGGGCTCTCGAATTTCGTGGTGACCAGTTATGCAGACATAGAACGGCTAATAAAACACGGCACGCTCAACCG TACTGTGGTAGCGACAAACATGAATGCTACCAGCAGCCGATCGCACACCATCGTTTCCATTGGCCTCGACCAGAAAAGAACGACTCAAATTGGCGAGGTTACTATTACATCCGTCGTCAACATTGTTGATTTAGCCGGAAG CGAGAGGGTTAGCAAAGCTGGGACTGGAAACACGAGCGGGGAACGTTTCAGAGAGGGTGTGGCCATTAACCAGTCACTTCAATGTCTTGGCCATTGCATTCACGCTCTAGCGGAATCGTCGTCGGCGTCATCATCTAATTTTCCAATGAATAGCCACAGCAAGAACCAACGAATCCCTTTTCGCGATTCTGTGCTCACAAAGTTGCTGATGAACGCTTTGGGAGGTAACAGCAAAACTATCAtg gtGGCATCGATTAGTCCCGCTGATATTCATTATGAGGAGACGTTGTCAACGTTACGCTACG CTGATCGAGCCAAGCAAATTCGAACGCGGGCTACTGTCAATGAGAAACCAATCGAAAAAATAGTTCGTGAGCTGAAAGGAGAAAACCAGCGCATAAAAGCTGCATTGACACGCGGTAATATTGATCCTCAGTGGGTAAAAACTGTGGTAAATGGTCGACAGAGCAATCCCAAAA ATACGAAAAAGAAGTGGGAAGACGAACTTCGAGCTCAAGTAACGGAGAATGAACGTGAAATACAACGTATTCGATCACCGAAACCAAAGGAATTACCAAAAGCAGATGAAGTCGTGACTGATATG ttGTTCGAAAGTAAACGAAATCACGAAGGTGGCGGACCATATTTACAAAATGTCAACATGGATCCTTTATTGGACGGACGATGGATACATTATCTCAAACGAGGCACTACTTTAATCGGAAAAGCGCAGCCCAGCATATCGGGTATCGAAATGATCGGCCCGgg GATGCAGCAGAATCACGCAGAAATATCATTCCACGAGAACAATGACGTGACTCTTCGCTCGTTGACGGAAAATGGACGAGTTTTGGTTAACGGTGTACCAATCAAACCGCGGGTCGAAACGGTTCTGCAGCCCAACGATCGGCTGGTTTTCGGTGCCACGCAAATGTGGCTATTCCGGAATCCAGCACTGGTGGACCAAGCGGGTGTCTCTGACAGTCCAATGATAAattatgatttcattttacaTGAAATGGCAACCAAATCAGGGCTGGATATCCTTTCCAGTTCCTCGGACGGTAAAG ACTCACTACAGGAAGAGCTCGTGGCCGTATTGCCGTCGGTTGAAGAGGCTAATGAGATCAGCGCTGAACTGAACAAGCCAGTCAAGTTTGAGATTGTTCTTGTCGCACCACAAATCTACAATAATCCAGCCGAAAAAATGGTTCCTAGTCAA GTGTACGTCAAGATGAAGAACTTGGACCACGGAACTGAATACATTTGGTCCAAAGAGAAATTTTTCACGCGTTTTGATTTCATGCGAGAACTCTACAGGCATCACCAAATGGaaatcaatggagaagaagaagacggcagagaaatCAGGATAACAGac GATCGTGATCCATTTTCTGAATCATCTGATGCTGTCGTAATAATAGGGATGACAAGAATAGTTCTGCGATCGCTTGCCTATTtg GTGGAGATGCAGGATCACGTTCCCATCACTGATTTACGCGGCATTAAGATCGGAGTAATGAAAATTGCGCTGGTTCCTTGCGCCGATAGTTTGGGTCATCAACTTCAAGAGGACGATTTGGTCGATTCATCAGACCAATTGATcggaaaaaatcttttctttaaattccACATTATTGGTTGTCGCAACCTACCTCCTAAATTTAGA gatCTTCACTGCAAGTACAGATTTTACGGCGACAAAGATGACAGTAAGACAAAGATGTATCCTTACTCGTCTAATTTACAATTCAACCACAGTCGGATCTTGAGCTACGAACCAGTAACGAGAGAG TTCGTAGATTACCTGAATCACGGGTCGGTAGTAGTAGAAGTCCTTGGGAGACACATCATTGAGCAGAATCATTCTTTTAATAATTCCTATCCTACACCTCACCTCGTGGATAGTAGAGAATTCCTCCACGAAGAAGATCAAGGAGTCTTGTCAAG GACGGGCGAAATAATGGCACAGAAGCCCTCCATAAACAATTTCGAATTAAGTGCATTCAAATCAGTGGACGGAAGAAAACAGGAATTGCTAGCCGAACTGCAACTAGTGAAACGCACACACGTGAGACTTCAACAGCGATTGGATTTCATCCGCCAGATGACCGACCGTTGTCTTCTCACCGGGCAGGAAAGCATTCCAACGGCGTTGCTGGATGCGATGCTTAACGCCAACGGATCGGAACAGGCTCGACGCATCGTTCAACAACTAGAAACCGGAGAAG ATGGTGACGAATGGGTGGACTGGAGCGTAACGAATCAACAAAAAGAACACAGAAGCAGCGTTTGCGTCATatcataa